A genome region from Bacillaceae bacterium IKA-2 includes the following:
- a CDS encoding HEAT repeat domain-containing protein — protein sequence MISEMMIISFTSFLVFVLFCLYIYLVVIKTTNNRYARKKQAWLTEHQEEIQAYLIHGDLEQVSFVPTKSHQFSALEDFFSVYLMNYKIDKNGSPIKKFIEHYFLAEYRKRLNDRKWGVRMNTLYFFDLFKLDVIQDDILQHLKRPNLSKEEEYQIFILLASLEYDNCYEVFKESKGLPPFLLNVILNRLVDENNLSEYLEMFEELDQSWQIGLLDLIRNKNLRSLEIITFLENLLNTEASELRIRALKTVAHIGYLSSPEVIISWFETNSQRENWKSDETTGERLMAARLFGMIKDEQFIQFLEELISDQKFMVRTEAAKAFRKYKNGKERLLIIVNNHSDKYSRNIALEWLERSLDYE from the coding sequence ATGATTTCAGAAATGATGATTATTTCTTTTACTAGTTTTTTAGTCTTTGTCTTATTTTGTTTATATATATATCTTGTTGTTATTAAGACAACAAACAATCGCTATGCCAGAAAAAAACAAGCTTGGCTGACAGAGCATCAAGAAGAGATCCAAGCTTATCTTATCCATGGAGATCTTGAGCAAGTTTCATTTGTTCCGACTAAGTCGCATCAGTTTAGTGCCTTAGAAGATTTTTTTAGCGTTTATTTAATGAATTATAAAATCGATAAAAATGGTAGTCCGATTAAAAAATTTATTGAGCATTATTTTTTAGCTGAATATCGTAAACGACTAAACGATCGGAAATGGGGTGTTCGGATGAATACACTTTATTTTTTTGATCTGTTCAAATTAGATGTGATTCAAGATGATATTCTCCAACACTTAAAACGCCCCAATTTATCGAAAGAAGAAGAATATCAAATTTTTATTTTGCTAGCGTCATTAGAATATGATAATTGCTATGAAGTCTTTAAAGAGTCAAAAGGATTACCACCATTTTTACTAAATGTTATCTTAAATCGACTTGTTGATGAGAACAATTTAAGTGAATATCTCGAAATGTTTGAAGAGCTGGATCAATCATGGCAAATAGGTCTTTTAGACTTAATTCGTAATAAAAACCTACGCTCATTGGAAATTATTACATTTCTTGAAAACTTATTAAATACAGAGGCAAGTGAGCTCAGGATTAGAGCCTTAAAAACTGTTGCTCATATTGGTTATTTAAGTTCACCGGAGGTTATTATTAGCTGGTTTGAAACAAACTCACAACGTGAAAATTGGAAAAGTGACGAAACAACAGGTGAGCGCCTTATGGCGGCGCGATTATTCGGGATGATAAAAGACGAACAATTTATCCAGTTTTTAGAGGAATTAATTTCAGATCAGAAATTTATGGTTAGGACAGAGGCTGCTAAGGCATTTCGCAAATATAAAAATGGCAAGGAACGACTTTTGATCATTGTAAATAATCACTCAGATAAGTACTCTAGAAATATTGCGCTGGAATGGTTAGAAAGGAGTCTAGATTATGAGTAA
- a CDS encoding response regulator, with translation MEKKTILYVINENLEFNTFLKKYLINEFSLLLFNRETNIVDQLLSSRPACIIVNVDQLANDLVEELTVVQQWCELHFIPIIAIVNRFEGQDRTSYLSIADAVFYHPINSLDLIASVTKHIRKRNYFLSSTLIDSITGAFNLYSLKEELQRQVNDMKRSHEPLTLVYLKVETGQDRAIKEQELVKLFVSFIKNSIRPADFLGHYHDTTDFVLILPKTVNEDARKLMERLNNELTSKQLKDFFGNEAISFSAKIVEIVNATQSPEELLLLMPFSNSEQKGIIIDRTMKEVTLGFKKLKIAIIDDDRLIRELLKHQLEEIGEAEYDIEIKSFADGEEFFNDPWHRQNERFLLIIDRVMPKMDGLEILRKIRTEYDRKRYLCFMLTSKGSETDIALAIQKGANDYMTKPFSLKELKERIKRLLKGAR, from the coding sequence ATGGAAAAGAAAACTATCCTTTATGTAATAAACGAAAATTTAGAGTTTAATACATTTTTAAAAAAATATTTGATAAACGAGTTTTCCCTTCTTCTTTTTAATCGTGAAACAAATATAGTAGATCAACTGCTTTCATCACGTCCTGCTTGTATAATCGTTAATGTTGATCAATTAGCTAATGATCTAGTAGAGGAACTTACAGTAGTCCAACAGTGGTGTGAGCTACATTTTATCCCGATCATTGCAATTGTTAATCGTTTTGAAGGTCAAGATCGGACAAGCTATTTGTCTATAGCGGATGCAGTTTTCTATCATCCTATAAATTCACTGGATTTAATAGCTAGTGTTACAAAGCATATTAGGAAACGAAACTATTTTCTTTCAAGCACTTTAATTGATTCAATAACGGGCGCGTTTAACTTGTATTCTTTAAAAGAAGAATTGCAGCGTCAAGTTAATGACATGAAGCGCTCCCACGAACCGTTAACTTTAGTTTATCTTAAGGTAGAAACGGGACAAGATCGTGCAATTAAGGAACAGGAACTTGTGAAGCTTTTTGTCTCTTTTATTAAAAATAGTATTCGTCCTGCAGATTTTCTAGGACACTATCACGACACTACAGATTTTGTTTTAATTCTTCCAAAAACGGTAAATGAAGATGCTCGAAAATTAATGGAGCGTTTAAATAATGAATTAACAAGTAAACAACTTAAAGATTTTTTTGGTAATGAAGCTATTTCATTTTCAGCAAAGATTGTTGAGATTGTAAATGCAACGCAATCTCCTGAGGAATTGTTGTTGTTAATGCCTTTCTCAAACAGTGAGCAAAAGGGGATCATTATTGATAGGACAATGAAGGAAGTAACACTAGGTTTTAAAAAACTGAAAATTGCGATCATTGACGATGATCGCTTGATCCGCGAGCTTTTAAAGCATCAGCTTGAAGAAATTGGTGAAGCTGAATATGACATTGAAATTAAAAGCTTTGCTGATGGTGAAGAGTTTTTTAATGATCCATGGCATCGACAAAATGAACGCTTTCTATTAATTATTGATCGAGTGATGCCTAAAATGGACGGACTTGAAATCTTAAGGAAAATAAGAACAGAGTACGACCGCAAGCGGTATCTTTGTTTCATGCTAACAAGTAAAGGTTCTGAGACTGACATCGCTTTAGCAATTCAAAAAGGGGCGAACGATTATATGACAAAACCTTTTAGTCTAAAGGAACTAAAGGAGCGTATCAAACGATTATTAAAGGGGGCAAGATAA
- a CDS encoding SurA N-terminal domain-containing protein, which produces MFKKSLLFLALVLLAVAIVGCGSNDENDTNIEDEKNTEDAAANVNDEKNTEDAAAIVNDEKNTEDAAAIVNDEVITLTELDVLVQNQLVMFEQQGMNMSEQGDDMLDMLQESVLNSLISQKLVNQAAASYSVTEDEIDEQITLIKADFETEEQYNEALQANGLTHEILVERIEENIRLDKYFLENIAEIDVTEEDLEAMFAKYSEQSEEKLNYEEVKPVLEKAVISEKQEKEKVKLIEELKEQANIKVLI; this is translated from the coding sequence ATGTTTAAAAAATCGCTATTATTTTTGGCGTTAGTACTATTAGCTGTTGCAATTGTAGGTTGTGGAAGTAATGATGAAAATGACACTAATATTGAGGATGAAAAAAATACAGAAGACGCAGCGGCGAATGTTAATGATGAAAAAAATACAGAAGACGCAGCGGCGATTGTTAATGATGAAAAAAACACAGAAGATGCAGCGGCGATTGTTAATGATGAAGTAATTACATTAACAGAGCTTGATGTTTTAGTTCAAAATCAACTAGTTATGTTTGAACAACAAGGAATGAATATGAGCGAGCAAGGTGATGACATGTTAGATATGCTTCAAGAAAGTGTCCTAAACAGCTTAATTAGTCAGAAGCTAGTCAATCAAGCAGCTGCAAGCTATTCTGTAACAGAAGATGAAATTGATGAACAAATCACCTTAATTAAGGCAGATTTTGAAACAGAAGAACAGTATAATGAAGCATTACAAGCTAATGGTTTAACACATGAAATACTAGTAGAAAGAATTGAAGAAAATATAAGGTTAGACAAGTACTTTCTTGAAAACATTGCAGAAATAGATGTAACCGAAGAAGATCTTGAAGCCATGTTCGCAAAATATAGTGAGCAGAGTGAAGAAAAATTAAACTATGAAGAAGTTAAGCCAGTGTTAGAGAAAGCGGTTATTTCTGAAAAACAAGAAAAAGAAAAGGTAAAGTTGATTGAAGAATTAAAAGAGCAAGCAAACATTAAGGTTTTAATTTAA
- a CDS encoding DUF1540 domain-containing protein → MAQDVLCEVNNCKYWAQGNQCDADAIYVVSHTGKQANNQKETDCNTFEVEG, encoded by the coding sequence ATGGCTCAAGATGTATTGTGTGAGGTGAATAACTGTAAGTATTGGGCGCAAGGTAACCAATGCGATGCAGACGCTATTTACGTTGTTAGTCATACGGGTAAACAAGCTAATAACCAAAAAGAAACAGACTGTAACACGTTTGAAGTAGAGGGATAA
- a CDS encoding MFS transporter, whose product MIYFIYIIIIIAFLDTFSQLPIIAPFAQDLGATSLFIGLIIGVYSLTNIFGNLIAGFWIDKFGRKKIIIIGMLFVSVCLFAYTFVTTPQQLLGIRMLHGIGGGLLIPAAFALLGDNAGTKNRGKIMAFSGACVGTSAIIGPAFGAITTQVLGINFVFMIISVLFLITTLLIFIFLKDSFIPKQTDIVKFEYKHFSKLLLLPPLINAYIGAFSLMLTLGILAYMLPFKMEAIQQSAIFSGMLLSTFGIVAILFFLLPTNKLFDKIRREKLILAGMLLVVVALMILSLFNQLIILFTAMIFYGAGFACIFPSVTALVLDHARKNERGKAFGLFYAFFSLGVVFGSFFIGSLNTDPNQGFFIGALLMSFLSFIIYRRIS is encoded by the coding sequence ATGATTTATTTTATATACATAATTATTATTATTGCTTTTTTGGACACGTTTTCTCAATTACCAATTATTGCGCCATTTGCCCAAGATCTTGGGGCAACCAGTCTTTTCATTGGTTTGATTATTGGGGTCTACTCATTAACAAATATTTTTGGAAATCTCATTGCTGGGTTCTGGATCGATAAATTTGGCAGAAAAAAAATTATTATAATCGGGATGCTATTTGTAAGTGTTTGTTTATTCGCCTACACCTTTGTCACTACTCCGCAACAGTTGTTAGGCATTCGAATGCTTCACGGCATTGGAGGTGGCCTGCTTATCCCAGCAGCATTTGCACTTTTAGGTGACAATGCTGGTACTAAGAACCGCGGCAAAATAATGGCCTTTTCCGGGGCTTGTGTCGGGACATCAGCCATTATCGGCCCGGCGTTCGGAGCAATTACAACTCAAGTATTAGGAATAAATTTTGTTTTTATGATTATTAGTGTTCTTTTTCTTATAACAACTTTGTTGATCTTTATTTTTTTGAAAGATAGCTTTATACCAAAGCAAACTGACATAGTTAAATTTGAATATAAACATTTTTCTAAGCTATTGCTGTTACCACCACTCATCAATGCCTATATTGGTGCTTTTTCGCTCATGTTAACGTTAGGCATTTTAGCTTATATGCTCCCATTTAAAATGGAAGCAATTCAACAGAGTGCTATCTTTTCAGGAATGTTGTTAAGTACATTTGGAATCGTTGCAATTTTGTTTTTCCTACTCCCCACAAACAAGCTGTTTGATAAAATAAGAAGAGAAAAGCTAATCCTAGCTGGAATGTTGCTTGTCGTCGTTGCACTAATGATCCTTAGTTTATTTAATCAACTTATTATTTTATTTACAGCGATGATTTTTTACGGTGCTGGATTCGCTTGTATTTTTCCATCTGTTACAGCTCTAGTACTCGACCATGCCCGCAAAAATGAACGCGGAAAAGCTTTTGGCTTGTTTTATGCATTTTTTTCTTTAGGTGTCGTCTTTGGCTCTTTTTTCATAGGCAGCTTAAATACAGATCCTAACCAAGGCTTTTTCATTGGTGCATTGTTAATGAGTTTTCTTTCATTCATCATTTACCGAAGAATATCTTAA
- a CDS encoding peptidoglycan-binding protein, with protein sequence MKMDLMSEKLLLSSIAASFALSTPLSVLPPVNKLVINDLTIADSESSSYIHNGFNIRTFRQKILDYQLVELEEKNPNLIKNHSKIRTFQKLKKIPVNGSNDQETATALFINREISDIEVEDHVFIDINEGQLYSFGDKGTAVKEIQSFLIDAGYYHYRKDGIFGPVTKNAVLNYQKENGLLIDGIVGQQTYEHLKGTSINVKTESKNVDNLTTSIHSVKVELDSTPEASIPSSIQKIEKNDLNKVDFLQNSDHGQAVKDLQRLLKNKGYYPNGIDGVFGSITEAAVRTYQIENNLSADGIAGSVTITHIKNTPSKPLTSRSTYPPVVTEKTAVTITADGIINFGRKLIGTPYIWGGTTSIGFDCSGFLMYVFKKNGVSLPRTVSEIWSFGKGVQEPKPGDLVFFETYKKGPSHAGIYLGNQKFLHAGSSTGVTISDLTNNYWSSRYLGAKRIN encoded by the coding sequence ATGAAAATGGATTTAATGAGTGAAAAATTACTATTATCGTCCATTGCTGCAAGTTTCGCCTTATCGACACCGCTGTCAGTTCTCCCCCCCGTTAATAAACTGGTTATAAATGATCTTACAATAGCTGATAGTGAAAGTTCTAGTTACATTCATAATGGTTTTAATATTCGTACTTTCCGACAAAAAATTCTTGATTACCAACTAGTTGAATTAGAGGAAAAAAATCCGAATCTCATTAAAAATCATTCAAAAATCCGCACTTTTCAAAAGCTAAAAAAGATTCCTGTTAACGGTTCTAACGATCAAGAAACTGCAACTGCACTGTTTATTAACAGAGAAATTTCTGATATTGAAGTAGAAGACCATGTTTTCATTGATATTAATGAAGGTCAGCTTTACAGTTTTGGCGATAAAGGAACCGCAGTAAAAGAAATCCAAAGCTTCTTAATAGACGCGGGTTACTATCATTATCGAAAAGACGGTATTTTTGGTCCAGTTACGAAAAATGCAGTTTTGAATTATCAAAAAGAAAACGGTTTATTAATTGATGGAATTGTTGGTCAACAAACATACGAGCATCTAAAAGGAACTAGTATAAATGTTAAAACTGAATCAAAAAATGTCGATAATCTTACCACAAGTATACATTCGGTAAAAGTAGAACTTGATTCCACACCTGAAGCTAGTATCCCATCATCAATTCAAAAGATAGAAAAAAATGATCTCAATAAGGTAGATTTTTTACAAAATAGTGACCACGGTCAGGCGGTAAAAGATTTACAACGATTATTAAAAAATAAAGGCTATTACCCAAATGGTATTGATGGTGTTTTTGGCTCGATCACTGAAGCTGCAGTTCGTACCTATCAAATTGAAAATAATTTATCTGCAGACGGAATTGCTGGCTCTGTAACGATCACACATATAAAAAATACTCCTAGTAAGCCTTTAACATCAAGATCTACGTATCCACCTGTTGTTACAGAAAAAACTGCGGTCACTATTACTGCGGATGGAATTATTAATTTTGGGCGGAAATTAATCGGCACTCCGTATATTTGGGGAGGGACAACGTCAATCGGGTTTGATTGTAGCGGATTTCTGATGTATGTCTTTAAAAAAAATGGAGTAAGTCTCCCAAGAACGGTTTCTGAAATTTGGAGTTTTGGCAAAGGAGTTCAGGAACCTAAACCAGGTGATCTAGTCTTCTTTGAAACATATAAAAAAGGGCCATCACACGCCGGCATTTACTTAGGTAACCAGAAATTTCTTCACGCTGGTTCGTCAACAGGGGTTACCATTAGTGACCTAACCAACAATTATTGGAGTTCAAGATACTTAGGAGCAAAACGGATTAATTAA
- a CDS encoding HD domain-containing protein, whose translation MNKAKVLIAAEQHVRSILADENSGHDWWHIHRVRTLAKKIAAKEGADLFICEMTALLHDLADEKLFGDENKELIKIDNWLTEHEVGQSETVHIIAIIKTMSFKGGNNRLIDSLEAKVVQDADRLDAIGAIGIGRTFAFAGAKGQLMYDPTIPVRNEISKKEYRNEKSTAINHFYEKLLKLNKLMNTAYGKKLAEERHLYIEEFLKRFKEEWDV comes from the coding sequence ATGAATAAAGCAAAAGTGTTAATAGCTGCTGAGCAGCATGTCCGCTCAATATTAGCCGATGAAAATAGTGGGCATGATTGGTGGCATATCCACCGCGTTCGAACTTTGGCAAAAAAAATTGCAGCAAAGGAAGGGGCCGATTTATTTATTTGTGAGATGACAGCACTTCTTCATGATTTGGCTGACGAAAAACTTTTTGGAGATGAGAATAAAGAGCTTATCAAGATTGATAACTGGCTCACAGAACATGAAGTTGGTCAATCTGAAACAGTTCATATTATTGCTATTATTAAAACGATGTCATTTAAAGGAGGTAATAATCGTCTGATCGATTCACTAGAAGCGAAGGTTGTCCAAGATGCTGATCGTTTGGACGCTATTGGGGCGATTGGAATTGGTCGTACATTTGCTTTTGCAGGAGCAAAAGGACAACTAATGTATGATCCTACTATCCCAGTGCGAAATGAAATTTCAAAAAAAGAGTATCGAAACGAAAAAAGTACAGCAATTAATCATTTTTATGAAAAATTATTAAAATTAAATAAATTAATGAATACAGCATATGGAAAAAAACTAGCAGAAGAACGACATCTATATATAGAAGAATTTTTAAAGCGATTTAAAGAAGAATGGGATGTTTAA